The genomic segment CTCTCCATAATTTGCTGTGGTTTTTGACGTGCAGCAAGTAATTCAAACTTCCTTTGCTGCCTAGTCTTAGACTTTTCATGCTGTACTagaccatcttacaatgctgtgattgcagccattccccagctctctgtgaatggtactcttggccattgatcaatggtcatgacaatttgcatattaatgatcgagaaactaaatacaatacaaataaaaaaaaatacaaattttatttgtcacatacacagtacAACATATtgaacatgtagtgaaatgcttgtgtctgaacTGCGGACAGGCTGCAGACATAGCCGCAGCATTCCAGggcttggtttttttttagcatGGGGGGTGtagccaggacccttactggataccggGTGGGAATCAAACTTGCGACTCCCGCTCTGAAGTTGTGTAGTCTTACCACTTCACTATTCAGCTATGAAaatgacctcacagcccattgttcattcagtgggctagtttcagtcattgtgcaagtGTACTgcttataaggttggggaaacctgcagttagctgagactgaagaaatcATTGGATGACTATATATTTCTCCCACTacaaacgctacgtccagatgaacagaataatTTTGGGGGGGATATACTTACCTAGataattgagcatgcatcaagacaactTCCTGTTTACTAACTTATCCTCAGAGGCGGGCACACGGCTCTCGCCGTCAGACATGGCTGGGCTCCCCTAGTTTTAAACACACAGTGTTGCTATGGCAATAATATCCCTGTTGTAGGAATTCATACCGTATTATTGTGGACGAAAACAGAGTCTTCACTTGTACAGAAACGCGTTTGGCCCTTAGACTTTCCATACATAGAATCCACTGCCATCTTAAAGTATTTGAGACTTTGTAAACGAGCCGCCAGGATCCGTCaagaagaaataataaaaacatcatgtCAGTTGGTTGATTCTCACTGGCTATAGCTCCTTATCTCTGTGATTGGTCCATCAGAGCAATGAGGCGCCTGGAGGCTGCACGCGCTCAGAAGGAAGTTACCGAGGCAACCAAAACAATCCGACAACAAGAGCTGCACAAGAGCCTGAGGGTAAGTCAGTTTTATTAACTGCAGATAGCAGCACGCCAAAAAACACATCACTGTGAGCGTCACAACAGATGTTCTCGTTCTCACTGAGCATGAAGAGCACTAACCCGCCCCCCCCTTCTGCTTCTTCAGAATCTGAACAACTTCTGCAGTCAGATTGGGGACGATCGACCAATCAGCTTCTGTCACTTCAGCCCCGATTCCAAAATGCTGGCTACAGCCTCCTGGTAACAAGCACCACCCACTGCTAGGATAAAATGCAtacagttagcattagcatgagCGAATGTTAGCTTATCTAACTGCTGTATTGAAGCTAATACTAATGTGCTAACACTTCCAGGAGCGGTCTGTGTAAGCTATGGTCCGTCCCCGACTGCAACCTGATTCGGACACTCCGAGGTGGGCAGtggttaatgtttgtttttgttgttgttagttACATTGAAATCTATATGTTGATTAGTTAGTTATAGTTCATTAGTTAAAGGTTTCAGATTTATTACCAAAGAAATGTCAGCTATTATATGATCAGTACATATACAATAATATTTTAAAGGGCTTGTAATAAAATAGTTGTGTGTGTCTTGTGTAGTGTAGTTGATTGTCTTGCATGTCAAaacaatgaggtgactgctgaatgtcacagttgctgccAAAAAGACACCAAAGGCAGACTGCAGTGTAAACGTGGTCTCCAGGTggaaaacaggagtgatacgCCTCCTGCTGTCAAGCCTGCTGGTAACAGGCTTGTGATATGCTCCTCTGTCCTATAGTGGAAGAAGCTATTTTCTGGAGTGGTACAAACAATTTGTATCATCTGTTACGTCTCCTCACGGGCAGGAGGGAATAACACAACAACTCCGGAAACTCGGTACAGGTGTTAAGAAAAAGGTTTAATGGCAGCGCTCTCACAAAATAAATAACCCAAATTCAAACAACAAATGTGGGGGAGAAAGGGACAGTTaggttgtgccaaaaaaaacaccaaaagacaaaaccaaAGCCTGGCTGAGCTATTATcctagaaaacaaaaacagaaagaccCTAAACCTCAACTCAAAACAAGCTCAAAATTACATGGGTGGCACCAACCTACTTACCTAGTGTTTCTAACAAAAAGACTCTTCGTGAGTAAGTGTATGGGGTCCCCAAACTTACCTAGTCCACTTTTACTCCCACCacaaccatcaaacaaaagaaacacagcagaggcACACATGAGCCAAACAATTCAAAGGAGGGAAGAGAGCCACGCCCAGCCACAGGTGAGTCTCCTTATCAAGGTGTGCACTCCTGGTTTGTCCAATCAGGGTCTCCCTCCTCTAATTAGTTGGAGATCCCCAAATTGACATCAGCCTGCAGTCTGCGTACCAAGGGGAATGGCAAACaaaaggagagggaaagaaaacatgCAGCCTGCAGACATGTAACAATCTTATTTTATGGAGAACACCTAGTTGTTcggcttttatgttttttgtctgatttttagatcaattgtgttaatacagtatgtcaaaatgaacaAATAGCTGATAaacatgtgaggttgtgctgaaaacaatgataccaaacaagggaAGGTAAATGTGAAATcaaaaagtagtcaaaaacgctggaccccagagggttaaataaTAACTGATCAATACTTTGATCACCTGTGAATCATTTGTCTGAGGATCCACCCTTTTGTGTTCTGCTCTTTGATTGGCTTAAGGTCACAACACCAATGTGGGCGCCGTCGTCTTCCGCCCCCAGGCCGGAGTTTCTCTTAGCCAATCAGATGTCAGCTTGGCCTCGTGTGCCGCTGACGGCACAGTGAAGCTGTGGAACCTGGAAAGGTGAGGGCAAGGGGCAGGTAACTGGGGGCGGGGTCTGATTCATATCCTATTGGTAATTAATGGCTTTGTGTCTCTGGTTGCTGTAGTGATGAGCCAGTGGCAGACATTGAAGGTCACAGCGAGCGAGTTTCTCGGGTGTCTTGGCATCCATCAGGACGGTTCCTGGGAACAACCTGGTAAAGTAGAAATTACTCAGAATAATCAGATTACTCATGTTTTCATTCTTACTGTAATGAGTCAAAATACCTGTGTAACGTGTAGAGACGGAGCATGCTCAAACACTAAGCATCACctactttttcttaaaaaaatttctattttactttgaaagttttACTTCAAGTTCACAACAGAAGTATATTTTTCCGTGTGTGATGTATTTCCTGTCCGTGCGGAGTGCAGCTACGATTACTCGTGGCGTCTCTGGGATCTGGAGGTTCAGGAGGAAATCCTCCATCAGGAAGGTCACAGCAAAGGTGTCCACGACCTGACCTTTCACCCTGATGGTTCTCTGGCTGCTACAGGGTAAACAAACGCTACAATATCATCTAGCACATCTCGGCACGTCTCTGTAACTAACAAATcagctctctctgtctgtggtCCAATCAGAGGCCTGGATGCGTTTGGCAGGGTGTGGGACCTCCGGACGGGACGCTGCGTGGTGTTCCTCGAGGGTCACCTGAAGGAGATCTACAGCCTGCACTTTTCCCCCAACGGGTCAGCCAATCACAAAGcatcacacaaaacacacagccaatcagagactACCACATTAAAACTCACCTGACGAATCCCAGCTCCAGCATGGAGAGAAATTATCTATAATCAATAATCGGGATTCTGCAGGAAGCGAAgagattgttattgtttttgttgtaaacATGTTAAAATGATCAATTTCACGGTTTGATCAGAATTAACAACTTGAACCATGTTTCTCCTCTCAGGTATCATCTGGCAACAGGAAGTGGAGACAACACCTGTAAGGTCTGGGAGCTGAGAAACCGGAAGTGTCTTTACACAGTCCCCGCCCACCAGAACCTGCTGTCTGCTGTCCGCTTTCAACGTAAAAAACTTTATTGTTCAACAAAACTAAATATTACTGACCTTGCTTCCTGTTAATGTGAATTTACTTCCTGTGTTTGCAGCTACAGACGGGCACTTCCTTTTAACGGGTGCGTACGACAACACGGCGAAGGTCTGGAGTCATCCGGGTTGGATGCCGCTGAAGACACTTGCCGGGCACGAGGGCAAGGTACGAGCGCATGCTTTGATTGGTCCCTTCGGGCGTTCCTGATTGCTGGCGATCTCTgacctgtttgtgttttcaggtGATGGGCGTCGACATGTCACCTGATGGGAAACTCATCGCCACCTGTTCCTACGATCGGACCTTCAAACTGTGGCTGTCGGAGTGATGTCATTAGTGAAATTATGAGTTATATCATCCTGACAGTAAtctactgttttatttttcagtaaaatattttgttttcagtttttggaattaaaaaaaaaaagtcattttaaaaagtttgaagCTGATTCATTTTCATGAGCCCGGAGCTCttttatatttcacctttaaagaTGGTTtgttctgttcagtgttttattttacctatgtctgattttagattatttattttttttacattttgacatACTATTTTAACACAGAGGACCTAACCtataaacattttaacaaatcattttaataacttgaaatccaaatttaaaaaaaaaacatgataaacttgttttataaattctagccaacaacaaaataacacaaaactaTTGACATTAAAAGGCATTAACAAAACTGTCAGGTGTCACAAGAAGATGCCACCAATTATTTGAGCTCTGCCAGAAAAATAGTTTCTCTTAcctacaaaaacatttaaacaagaTGGTTTACATTTTGGTGTGGGCGTGGCTTCAGGTTCAGGTGGAGCAGTGAGACAGTGAtttagtcaagtcaagtcaagtttatttataaagcacatttaaaaacaaccaaggctgaccaaagtgctgtacaataaaatacaaatataaaatactatGAAACGCAGGTACATAAAAtacctcactgataaaacaataaattaaaacaataggTTAAACCTTGCTAAAAGCcaatgaaaagaggtgagttttaagagcagttttaaaagttcctaggcttgtggagaatctgatgtgagggggtaaactgttccacagtctGGGTGCAGCCACAGCAAAAGCCCTCTCTCCCCTAGTCTTTACCTGGGAACATCTAAAAGCATCAAGTCTGCTGACCTCAAAGATCTCCTGGGGCAGTAAATGCTAAGAAGCTCTGCCAGGTAAGGAGGTGCAGTACCGTTAAGAACCTTAAAAACCAgcagtaaaattttaaaagcaactgggagccagtggagagagcagaggacCGGAGTGATGTGGTCTCTCTTTTTGGAACCAGTCAGCATGCGGGCAGCAGCGTTCTGCACCAGTTGGAGGCGATGCAGACAGGAACGATCTAAACCAGCATAaagggagttacagtagtccagccgtgaagtaataaaagcatggaccACCCTTTCTAGATCATTCCTGCACAGGTAGGACTTGACTTTAGCTAAAATCCGTAGGTGATAAAAAGATCCCTTGACTACGGAGCTGATTTGTTTATCAAATTTAAAAGCACTGTCAAAAGTAACACCGAGGCTCTTAATGGAGGAAGTACATTCAGAAGTTAGGGGTCCCATAAAATTTAGGAAGCAGACAAGTGAGGCCATTGGCACACCTGTTTTACATTTGCTAATTAAACCTTTTTATGCCATCAGTATGTGGCTGTAGATGCAGATACACAAACATGGCTTCTGCTGGTGGTTACTGTGAGGAAACTTTGGCTTATTGTAGACAATCTGATTGTTCTTCATTCACTGGATGAACAAACAACTTTGTGAAGCCACAGTAATGCCTTTGTGTGTCGTGTGCACCACAGGTAGTGCAGATAGCTGCTACATTAATAGAGAGAAGTAAGGCACCAGGTGAACGCTTTGTGGAAGACACACATTAGCAGGCCTTCCCCAATAGGTGTCTGAGGACCCACCCGAGACCCCAGTGTATACCATGAGTCATACGTTACGTCACATGGTGCTGGTTCACATTCAAAAGCACAGTttccacatacacacaaactgcagcaaGAGCAAATGAACACTAAGCTATAATATCTAAAGAAAGACATCATACATATGTCATAATGCCTCGTGATtgtttcacacacatacatacacactctTTATGTAGTATGAGCAAATGCACAATATCTGCATCAACAGCCAGTAGACCAATTCAGGGCCCATTTACGACTTCCTACTCAAGGAGGAAGAGAATACACatgattatattatattttaaggCCATGATTATTGAAAccttaaaaattaattaagatATCCTTCATCTGGCCCCCTTGGAGAGGAGGGGGAGACTGCCACCCTGTAACAACCGACAGGGATATCAATCTGAAGGCCAGCGGAAATCACACAACGCATCTTAAatcattagttttatttttttttatatgtattttttcaaaataaattattttacttaaaaaatttaatgtgaaaaaaaaaaaacactttccaaaaaacaggaaaggaaaaaaatccaataTTTTCATCAACAAAAGAAGGCGTgccagcaaaaacaaaacagcaacgACGTTTCGACTTTCAGAGGGTCTTCAGATAAACAAAAAGCTAGTAGCTGGATTCCTGACAGTAGCTGGACTAAGGCAGAAATGTACTTTCATTGAAGGTCAAGCAAAAAGTGAGCTCCTGACTGTGCTTTGCCTTTCATACTCGTTCGtctattttacatttcaaattgGCTTTTAAAAATTGTAATCATATTTTTAACTTATTATCGTCTAACATGGATGTGGTCCGTGGCGCGGCTGTGGGGGAGGTTGGCACACCTGAGCGGAATCATCACGTCACTCCTCCCCCACTGGCCTGTTGagtggtgttgttgttgttgtagttgtgtgcgGCTGGCAGGTGGGAAACTGCAGCCGGAGGAGTTGTAAACGACAACAGTAAATAAAAGCATGTTTCAGTATGCAGAATTGTGGTCACGTCATGCCTCATTCCTGCCACAATGCAATTTGCCCCTTTACCCCAAATACTACTTTTTTACCCttttaaaaccaaaaaggaTCTAATTAAACCCTGTTTAATGAATTTTAATGAATTAGGTTTTAGAACTAGGGAAATGAACCTCCCCCCAAGGGGGTCCAGGAGGTGCTCGTTCCAACCCACCAACACTGTTGGTTACGCTGATGGAAAGGTCGAGGTCTTCTCTCATACTGTACCATTGCCCATCCTTGGACATTGTCATTCCAACCACCCATCTTggaaattttgttttattgtattgaTAAATGTACtaatttttctattttataGGGAGATATTGATTCCAGCACACAAGATTATTTGCTGTAAATGGCTGGAGACGTTGCTCCTTCAGTGGTCAGACTGAGAATGGGCTTACTCAGCCCTTTCCCTTATTTATAGCCTCTATACAGTTTCTTTACTTGttaagtgtttttgttgtttttgttttttttaacagtttttcttttttgtaacttaAAGCCTTTTGTGTATCTAATCTATTTTAGGGTTGCTTGAAGGTCTCCTGTCTCCTGTTGCCACAGTTGTGTGTCCAGTACACTGGCAACAGGGGTGTGTTTGCTATCGCCATCTCCCACACACCATCAGGCAGGAAACTATAGCTGAAGGCCACCCCTTCCCCCAAAGAAAAAGATAatagaatttaatttaaataaataaataaatgtatatatacatatatatacatacatacatatacatacatatacatagatatacatatatatatatacatacatatacatatatacatacatatatatatatatacatacatatatataaaaaggaaattctgtttttaaaagcaaGAAAGTGTTTACAGAATTACTTTCTAAATATGGAACAAATGTACCTTGTATGCCCAATGTGACGCATATGTGACATTTCAGATCTGGGGCAGTGGGTGGAGctattacaaaaaaaacttcAGAAATGTGTTATATGTGATTCATTTGATATAACTTACAACCCCTGTAATTTTCATGAAAGTAGAAATAGGTCTGGGTTCTTAAGGGTTAATACACCATTTTATCATAatagaatattttatttattttattaatttattccaccatcaggccggggtctttctttGTGgagcatgttctccccatgtttgcgtgggttctgtCCGGGTACTCCGACTTCCTCCCacggtccaaagacatgcagttgtgactgcgaatggttgtctctgtctacagggagtgcagaattattaggcaagttgtatttttgaggaataattttattattgaacaacaaccatgttctcaatgaacccaaaaaactcattaatatcaaagctgaatgtttttggaagtagtttttagttttagctattttagggggatatctgtgtgtgcaggtgactattactgtgcataattattgggcaacttaacaaaaaacaaatatatacccatttcaattatttatttttaccagtgaaaccaatataacatctccatattcacaaatatacatttctgacattcaaaaacaaacaaaacaaatcagcgaccaatatagccacctttctttgcaaggacactcaaaagcctgccatccatggattctgtcagtgttttgatctgttcaccatcaacattgcgtgcagcagcaaccacagcctcccagacactgttcagagaggtgtactgttttccctccttgtaaatctcacatttgatgatggaccacaggttctcaatggggttcagatcaggtgaacaaggaggccatgtcattagtttttcttcttttataccctttcttgccagccacgctgtggagtacttggacgcgtgtgatggagcattgtcctgcatgaaaatcatgtttttcttgaaggatgcagacttcttcctgtaccactgcttgaagaaggtgtcttccagaaactggcagtaggactgggagttgagcttgactccatcctcaacccgaaaaggccccacaagctcatctttgatgataccagcccaaaccagtactccacctccaccttgctggcgtctgagtcggactggagctctctgccctttaccaatccagccacgggcccatccatctggcccatcaagactcactctcatttcatcagtccataaaaccttagaaaaatcagtcttgagatatttcttggcccagtcttgacgtttcagcttgtgtgtcttgttcagtggtggtcgtctttcagccttccttaccttggccatgtctctgagtattgcacaccttgtgcttttgggcactccagtgatgttgcagctctgaaatatggccaaactggtggcaagtggcatcttggcagctgcacgcttgacttttctcagttcatgggcagttattttgcgccttggtttttccacacgcttcttgcgaccctgttgactattttgaatgaaacgcttgattgttcgatgatcacgcttcagacgctttgcaattttaagactgctgcatccctctgcaagatatctcactatttttgacttttctgagcctgtcaagtccttcttttgacccattttgccaaaggaaaggaagttgcctaataattatgcacacctgatatagggtgttgatgtcattagaccacaccccttctcattacagagatgcacatcacctaatatgcttaattggtagtaggctttcgagcctatacagcttggagtaagacaacatgcatgaagaggatgatgtggacaaaatactcatttgcctaataattctgcactccctgtatgtgtTAGCCGTGTGACAGACtgacgacctgtccagggtgcaccctgcctctcaccctaagactgggataggcttcagccctccgcgaccctgaaaaaggataaccgtaagagaatggatggatgaaaaagTTGTAGATCACTTCACTACAAAAAcgtattttggatttttttttgacATGCACAGATAATTCCTTTAGTCAGTTAAACACAAAGGCAAACATACAATTTCTAAACATCAGTCCCtttattgtaaaagaaaatgtaattatGTTTTATTCGTTGACATTTGTAATCAACTGTTGTTACTTGTTGCTCTTGGGTGTCTTGAGAGTGACTGAATTCAGCAGAATGGCTGGTATTGGTTGACTCATAATGAGCTCATCAATGCTtgcctgtttttttaaatataaaaacatatatgcaagaagacaaaaataataaaccacTTTTGTGTTGGTATTTAtggtttaaaaacaaatcaaactggCAGGAATGCACTTAGTTCCCCAATTATCCTTATTCTGAATTGTCTTTGGATTCATCTTGTGTGGGTTTTCCATCACCTGTTCTATCATTTTCAGATGACCTGgcaatttcttctttttttggctgct from the Oreochromis niloticus isolate F11D_XX linkage group LG7, O_niloticus_UMD_NMBU, whole genome shotgun sequence genome contains:
- the prpf4 gene encoding U4/U6 small nuclear ribonucleoprotein Prp4; protein product: MSDEEDVAPAVKKSRVFYGSLEEKERERLSANVASSTATGSDAVRAGIEAGNINISSGETLEIEERVSERQQEALAEFERRRRARQITVSTDDAEVKAGLRALGEPITLFGEGPADRRERLRSVLSVVGPDALKKSRKDEERAKRSQDECQQTWYHEGSPSLKDARLWLARYSLPRAMRRLEAARAQKEVTEATKTIRQQELHKSLRNLNNFCSQIGDDRPISFCHFSPDSKMLATASWSGLCKLWSVPDCNLIRTLRGHNTNVGAVVFRPQAGVSLSQSDVSLASCAADGTVKLWNLESDEPVADIEGHSERVSRVSWHPSGRFLGTTCYDYSWRLWDLEVQEEILHQEGHSKGVHDLTFHPDGSLAATGGLDAFGRVWDLRTGRCVVFLEGHLKEIYSLHFSPNGYHLATGSGDNTCKVWELRNRKCLYTVPAHQNLLSAVRFQPTDGHFLLTGAYDNTAKVWSHPGWMPLKTLAGHEGKVMGVDMSPDGKLIATCSYDRTFKLWLSE